The genomic window TGGTATATCATCAGAAAATCATTTGCCTGTAAGGTTAGCTTTCCTTAGCGTTGGAATATGGTGGTTTAGTTTTTCTCAATACTCATTCATCAGGCTCCCTGAGGATCAAAATGTAGCATTCGATAAATCTCAGCTTTTTGGAGGATTAAAAAAATTGAAAACAGCCTGGAATCATATTCGGCACAACAGAGATGTGATGTATTTTTTGTTCTCATTCTTTTGTTATAGCGCGGGTGTACAAACGGTAATTTATCTCGCATCCGCATTTGCACAAAAAGAGTTACATTTCGAATCATCAGAACTCATTTTAATTATTCTCATCCTTCAAATAGTTGCCATTGGAGGTGCTTACTTATTTGCATATATTTCAAAACTGAGCCAAAATAAAACTTCGATGATGATAATGCTATGTATCTGGATATTAATTTGTGTGCTCGCATATCTGGTACATTCCAAAACTCAATTTTATTTGGTTGCTGCCCTGGTAGGAATGGTCCTAGGTGGAATTCAGGCACTGTCAAGGTCTGCATATTCAAAAATTATTCCCACCGAAAAAAATCTGAATACCTGCTTATTTAGTTTTTATGATACCTTGTATTATCTGTCTATTATTTCTGGAACATTTACTTTTGGTATCGTTGGACAGCTCACTGGAAGCATGCGAAACAGCGTGATTAGTTTAGGTATTTTTTTTATAGCTGGACTCATATTTCTTTCCCAAGTAAAAAAATCTTCCTTTCTTCATAAATAAAAAAGATGCCTGATCTATTGCAACACAGTCAAATCACCATGTAAAGTGAGCTGCTTTCCATTCTTCAATCTGATCTCTGCTATCCAAACAAACACCGCAGGATTCATCTGTTCAGCTCTGAAGCTTCCATCCCAACCTAACTCAGGAATATTAGCTCCAAAATTTTCTTTCGCCCATACCAGTTCACCCCATCTGTCATAAATGTTCAGATATTCTATTCTATCTATTTCTCCGCTTGTGATGAGATAAAAATATTTATTCGTTGCAATGCCACTTCCCGGATGGATTACATTCGGTGCATAAATTTCAATATCGTCTTCTATGATCAGATATAAAGTATATATAGAATCACACTGTTCTTTGGTTTGAAAATTTGCGGTGTAGGTTCCTGATTCACCATAATTTTTGTTGTTGATAGACCAATGATAATTTTGTTGGGTATAAACCGTATCTGAATAGAAATATTGTGGATGAATATATACCACCTTGTTTAATACAGAATCACAGCCATGTTCTGTCTGTTGATTGAAAGACAATACCTCGTCTTTTGTGATTCGGTTCCCGGTAATTGGGTCGATATATTCTTCACAAGCGTGAACCGTATCTAATATTCGTGTAGAAGGGAAAATCTCAATATGGAGTGTGACTAAGCTATCGCAAGAATATTGGTTGCTCAATATTTGAGTATAAATGCCGGATTGTTTGATTACATTTCTATTCCATTCGAATGAATCGCATGCAGAATGCATCAGGATCGTCCGCGTACTTGGATGGATGGTCAATTCCAGTTCTGTAATACTGTCACAAGAATGCTGTGATTGATTTTTTGAAATATAAATGCCGGATTGTTTGTATGTAGAGCCATTCCATTCGAGAGAATCACAGGCGGTTTTTTGTTGCTTTATATTTTTAGTGGAATGAATGGTCAGATATAGATTGATGATGCTGTCACATCCTTTGGTTGTGCTCAAGGTATCATAATATAATCCGCTTTGTTTATAATTCTTTCCCAACCATAAGAATGAATCGCATGCTGTCTGTGTTTGAATGATGGATTTACTTTGGTTCAATGCAAGATTCAAAGTCACGATGCTGTCACAACCATTGATAGAAGAAAATGTATCTCTGTACTGACCTGTTGTGTTGTATGATTTTCCGTTCCACACATATTGATCGCAGGAAGAAATGAACTCATTGCTGTACAAAATGGTATCGATGCTCAGATTCAGAAAAACTATTGAATCGCAGCCATTTTCATTTTGTCCATTGAATGTGTATGTCCCGGAATTGGTATAAACATTTCCATTCCAATTGTAATTGCCGCAAGCTCTCGTATTCTGAATGATAGTGTCGGCAGCTTGAATTGTCAAATTAAGGATGATGATGCTGTCGCAGGAATGGTCTGTCTGTCCTTGATATGTGTATGTTCCTGAATTGGTGTAAACATTTCCATTCCAATTGTACGATATACATGCGGAATCAAAAATAATTTGCTCGGATTTTGGATAAATTTGCAAATCGAGGATTGTCAAACTGTCGCATCCGTTAGCACTTAATGTGTCATACATATACCTTCCGCTGCTCGTGTATTCTTTGTCGTTCCATACATATTTTTCGCAGATCGAAATGTTCTGCATTACTGTTACTGAATCCAACAAATTGAGATCGAGATATACGATCAGACTATCGCAGCCTTTTTCGCTGCTGAGAACGTGTACATATCTTCCTGTATCCTGGATCGGTCTTCCATAAAAATCATAGGAGGATCCTCTGCAGATTTCTGCATTGC from Saprospiraceae bacterium includes these protein-coding regions:
- a CDS encoding MFS transporter, which produces MKEDKRAILGWVMFDWANSSYSLVISTAVFPVFFLAATPEEIPIFNFSVYNSSLYAFSVTFSYILISLLSPVLSGIADHGGKRKFFMRVFTTTGSLACILLYFFTGSNNLWIGIIAFIIATTSHAGSLVFYDAYLPDIALPEHRDKISARGYAFGYIGSVLLLIVNLLVIQKPEWFGISSENHLPVRLAFLSVGIWWFSFSQYSFIRLPEDQNVAFDKSQLFGGLKKLKTAWNHIRHNRDVMYFLFSFFCYSAGVQTVIYLASAFAQKELHFESSELILIILILQIVAIGGAYLFAYISKLSQNKTSMMIMLCIWILICVLAYLVHSKTQFYLVAALVGMVLGGIQALSRSAYSKIIPTEKNLNTCLFSFYDTLYYLSIISGTFTFGIVGQLTGSMRNSVISLGIFFIAGLIFLSQVKKSSFLHK